A single region of the Phaenicophaeus curvirostris isolate KB17595 chromosome 4, BPBGC_Pcur_1.0, whole genome shotgun sequence genome encodes:
- the NKX1-1 gene encoding NK1 transcription factor-related protein 1: MNASRDKVGDISIPAAVAAAPAGPGEAMDPPGGELPLYSCPAGRDRPGDNRSDTPGQEGAAGALPAAHRTTSFSVLDILDPNKFNSKRRPCAVLYRSAGADLPLGAEEKPEDSGTEQKPLAEGFDPCEKPTEATKDAELECELDYSSRPSPDSEAPEDEEPRGEGGGGGGAGAASSAPGEAAPGLPHAEAGAAAPPPQPAAPQQHPPSGGQQGPQPKPKRKRTGSDSKSGKPRRARTAFTYEQLVALENKFKSTRYLSVCERLNLALSLSLTETQVKIWFQNRRTKWKKQNPGADTSAPTGGGAGGGPGGGPGGAALPGPLSPLSHSPPMGPALAVHGPGGYAGHPAGGLVCAAQLPFLPSPAVLSPFVLGSQTYGAPAFYTPHL; encoded by the exons ATGAATGCGAGCAGAGACAAGGTCGGTGACATCTCCATCCcggcggcggtggcggcggccCCCGCGGGCCCCGGGGAAGCCATGGACCCCCCCGGCGGGGagctgcccctctattcctgcCCCGCCGGCAGGGACAGGCCCGGGGACAACCGGAGCGACACCCCCGGGCAGGAGGGGGCAGCGGGCGCGCTGCCCGCGGCGCACAGAACCACCTCCTTCTCCGTGCTCGACATCCTGGACCCCAACAAATTCAACAGCAAGCGGCGGCCCTGCGCCGTCCTGTACAGATCGGCGGGGGCCGACCTCCCGCTGGGGGCGGAGGAGAAGCCCGAGGACTCAGGGACGGAGCAAAAACCCCTCGCCGAAGGCTTCGACCCGTGCGAGAAACCGACGGAGGCGACCA AGGACGCCGAGCTGGAATGCGAGCTGGACTACAGCAGCCGGCCGAGCCCCGACAGCGAAGCCCCCGAGGACGAGGAGCCGCGCGGCgagggaggcggcggcggcggcgctggagCCGCCTCGTCAGCGCCCGGAGAAGCCGCCCCGGGCCTCCCGCACGCCGAGGCGGGGGCCGCCGCGCCTCCCCCCCAGCCGGCGgccccccagcagcaccccccGAGCGGCGGGCAGCAGGGCCCGCAGCCCAAGCCTAAGAGGAAGCGCACGGGCTCGGACTCCAAGTCGGGGAAGCCCCGTCGGGCCCGGACAGCTTTCACCTACGAGCAGCTGGTGGCGCTGGAGAACAAGTTCAAGTCCACGCGGTACCTGTCGGTGTGCGAGCGCCTCAACCTGGCGCTGTCGCTCAGCCTCACCGAGACGCAGGTCAAGATCTGGTTCCAGAACCGCCGCACCAAGTGGAAGAAGCAGAACCCGGGGGCCGACACCAGCGCCCCGacgggcggcggggccggcggggggcccggggggggccCCGGGGGGGCGGCGCTGCCGGGGCCGCTCAGCCCGCTCAGCCACTCGCCGCCCATGGGCCCCGCGCTGGCGGTGCACGGCCCGGGGGGGTACGCGGGGCACCCCGCGGGGGGGCTGGTGTGCGCCGCGCAGCTCCCGTTCCTGCCCAGCCCCGCCGTGCTCTCGCCCTTCGTGCTGGGATCGCAGACTTACGGCGCGCCGGCTTTCTACACCCCGCACCTATAA